A window from Cryptomeria japonica chromosome 1, Sugi_1.0, whole genome shotgun sequence encodes these proteins:
- the LOC131038907 gene encoding uncharacterized protein LOC131038907, producing the protein MAREQWPLDPCPSGYIGTRPRGARDGAWRYAYEGPDSGSIICIKCERILHGGINRLKYHLAGIDRYDARACSGTSEEIKRQTNALLAAGEEKKLQRERAKLAMRSAIAESQGVSIDLEEEEEALEGIVGSRRGPRICKPTITSPIASTSSSRVPGTVPLPSQRSGSIGDYFVPRNTPGAQPSLEATGWNKEVHEKTDIAVVDFWYFNNIAFNVAENAYWLNLVTAMIVAGKGYKAPSRRDLSGRLLTNAVARAREVMEDQKIEWANYGCTILSDGWIDGKNRTIINFLVACKDNVVFLKSVDASNKVKNVETLAGMLEHVIIEVGVENVVQIITDNATAYVSAGRILQERHPTLFWTPCATHVLDLLLEDIGKLDWVTLVVDDARRITKYIYNHPWVLNLMRQHTQGKYLVRAGVTRFATIFLTLQSILAALTSLKQMFVSGEWLNSPYSKKPEGEAVACIVFDSQFAQRAAEIVKVSKPLVRVLHLVDGDKTPMGYLYEAMDRVKESIKNYYKGDRLKFDPIWEIVDRRWNNQLHQPIHAAGYFLQPSF; encoded by the exons atggcaagggagcaatggccactagatccatgcccatctggatatataggcacccgtcctagaggtgctagagatggggcatggaggtatgcctatgagggacctGATTCtgggtcaattatatgcataaagtgtgagagaatacttcatggaggcatcaaccgcctcaaataccaccttgcaggaatagatAGGTATGATGCTAGAGCATGCTCTGGGACCAgcgaagaaataaaaagacaaacgaatgccctacttgcagctggggaagagaagaaattgcaaagggagagggcaaagctagccatgagatcagccatagctgaatctcaaggtgtttctattgaccttgaagaggaagaagaagcacttgagggcatagtgggctctcggcgtGGCCCACGTATTTGCAAACCCACCATCACCTCGCCCATTGCTTCTACTTCGtctagtagagtacctggcactgttccacttccatcacaacgATCAGGGtcgataggtgattattttgtgcccaggaacacacctggagcacaaccatcattagaggccactggatggaataaggaggtacatgagaaaactgacattgcagtagttgatttttggtacttcaacaacattgcatttaatgtggcggagaatgcttattggctgaatttggtgactgctatgatagttgcaggaaaggggtacaaggccccttctcgtagggatttgagtgggag gttgctcacaaatgcagttgctagggcaagagaagtgatggaggatcaaaaaattgaatgggcaaattatggctgcaccattctttctgatgggtggatagatggcaagaaccgcaccatcatcaattttttggtcgcttgtaaggacaatgtagtgttcttgaaatctgttgatgcctccaacaaggtgaaaaatgtagaaacattggctggaatgttggagcatgtcatcatagaggtgggggtagagaatgtggtgcaaatcatcacagataatgcaacagcatatgtgtcagcag gaagaatcctccaagagaggcaccccactcttttttggacaccttgtgcaacacatgtccttgaccttcttttggaggacataggaaaacttgattgGGTGACTCTAGTTGTGGATGATGCAAGGAGGATCActaaatatatttacaatcacccttgggtcctaaatttgatgagacaacacACCCAAGGGAAATatttggtgagagctggtgtcacaaggtttgcaacgattttcctgacgttgcaaagcattcttgctgcattgacttctttgaaacaaatgtttgtgagtggagaatggcttaactcaccttattcaaagaagcctgaaggagaggctgtcgcatgcatagtctttgacagccaatttgcacaaagggctgcagagattgtgaag gtgtcaaagcccttggttcgagttcttcacttggtggatggggataaaaccccaatgggatatctttatgaggccatggatagggtcaaggagtctatcaaaaattactacaagggggataggctcaaatttgatcccatttgggaaattgttgataggaggtggaacaatcagctccaccaacccattcatgcagcagggtacttccttcaaccctcgttttag